The Halovivax ruber XH-70 genome includes the window CAGTGCGAACGCGCCGCCGACGTAGAAGACCGAGGCCATACTCACTTCGTACATGAGCCAGCCACCGAGCAGCGGCGCGATCACGCTGCCGGGGCGCCAGACGAGTTCGCGAATCCCGAAACTGGAGGCGACGCCGCCGTCCTCGGTGCCTTCGTCGGCGAACAGCGCCATACTGGCGGGTTCGCGGAAACTGTCCGCGACGCCGAGGAGGGCAGAGAGGGTGACGAGTGGAACGAACGCCGGCGAGACGTCGCCGACGAGGGGTAACGCGGTCGGCAGGCCCACCGCGGAGCCGATCGCCGGCGCGAAGGGGACGACGAGTGCGACGAGTCCGTACGCCGCCCCGCCGGCGAAGACGAACAGCGCACGTCCGTGTATGTCCGAGAGCCGGCCGGTGAACGTCTGGCCCACCATATTGGTGAATTTCTCACTCGTGACGGCGACGGCCACCGCTAACCCGCCGTAGGCGAGGCCGCCGTCCGCCGCTTCGACGCCGGCGAAGATGGGCACCCACGTCCGAACGAGCGTCACGGCGAAGGCGTACTGGAAGCGAAAGGTCGAGAGCGTGATGATCCGTCGGTTCAGCGCGAGATCGCTGAAGGGAAATCCCTCGATTCGAGTCTCGTCGGGATCGAGATACCGATAGGTCACTGCCCAGGCGACGAGCATGGTCACAACGATGATCGCGAAAATCGGGCCGAAACCGACAGCGTCGTAGATCGCTCCGGCGCTGAGTCCACCGATGATCGACGCGGCGAAGCTTGCGGCGTTCGCCTTCCCGATGTGGGTGGCACGCGTCTCTTCGCGTGCGAGCTGGCCGACGAGCGAGAGCGTCATGAGTCCGGCACCGGTGACGATGACTCCATGGAGTGCCCTGACCGCGATGAACGATGCACTGGAGTCGACGAACGGGAACGCCGCGTAGACGAATACCCCGCAGCCGAAGACGACGAGCAGTACCGACCGCTTGTCGAACCGGTCGCCGGCCCAGGCCAGTGGGACCACGGCGACGGTCTGTGCAAACGTAAAGCCAGTCGTGTACAAACCGACAATCAGGCCAGCACTGATTGTCAACCCAAAGATGGACACACCGCTTGGGTCCAGGACGTTGATGTATTCCGGCAACAGCGTGATCAGCGTGATAAAGCCGAAGCCCTCGGCGAATCGGGCGAGATACAGTGCGCGGAACTGGGTGCTGGACTCGGCCACGCTGGGAGGTTCGACCGGTTCGGCGTATATGTTTCGAACCGTAACGAATTGACGATACCACACCGTCAGACATCCGTCTGCCGAACCTTTTTCAGGAATTACCACCGACTATAGTCTGGCCGCAACGCTCCAGGTTCGCATCCCATTCCCGTGTCCCCCCTGGGCGTCGGCCCTTTTGAGACGGCGAGCGACGAGCCGCGTATGCCGGCTTCGACACACCCGCTCGCCTTCGACACACCCATCGATTTTCTCTGACTCCCGTCTCTCGGCCAGCGGCAGCTGTCCGTCGGCGTCCGTCGTTCGAGCAGGCGACCGACGGCACGAGGCTTCCGTCACTGGGGACGTACGGGCCTCATGAACGATTCCGAAGCCGAAACCGTTCGCCAGTTGTACGCGTGTGAAACGTGTGGCCTGGTGTACGCCAGATTGGAAGAACCACAGACCTGCCGACTGTGTGAGACCGCGCTGTTCGTCGCTGTCTACCCGGCGCCGGTCGACCAGTGAGGAACGGCGATTATTAGCCGACGCGTTTCTCCATGACGATCTCGTCGTAGTCGCGTTCGTCTAACGGATACTCGTCGATTCGTTCGTACCCTCGATCGCGATAGAAGTCGGGAAGGAACGGATGTTCTGGCGGTGTCGTCAGCCAGATCGTGTCCGCGTTTCCGGCGTCGACGGCGGCCTCTGCCGCCGCCAGCAGTTTCGATCCAACGCCCTGCGCTTTCCAGTCGGCGTGAACACCGAGTCGACTCACTTTGACCCGATCCGGTGCGGTCGCCTCGAGTCGGACGCCCCCGACGACGGTGTCTTCGACCGTCGCGACGATGACGCCGTTCTCGTCGATCCACGCGCGGAGCATCGCCGGCGTCACCGACTCGGCTTTCGCCGGGAAGCCGAGTTCGCGGTTCTGCGCGTACGCACTCCGGTACACGGCCGCGAGCCGGTCCGCATCGTCCGGCCGCGCCTGCCGGATCCGGACACTCGCCTCACGAACGCCCGTCTCGCCTCGGTCGGTCGGTTCCGTGTCTTCGTTCCCACCTGTCTCGGCGGGTGGGTCAGTACGCGCTGGATCGTTGGGTGCCTCGTGCTCGTCGGCCGTCGGGTCGGCGGCCTGGTCGCTCGTCGTCTCCTCGGTGTCGGGACGATCTGTGACGTCTTCGGTGTCGTTCGACTCGTTGCTATCGCTGTCGTCGGACCCGCTCCCGCCGCGTCGACTCTCATCGCGTTCGGCGCCTGCATTCGGTGCCCCCTCGTCGTGACCAGTGGTCGCTTCGCCCGTTCCGCCCTGGGATGCCTGTCCGGCTGGGGCGGGCCCGTCGGCGATGGCCCTGTCTGTCGTGACTGACCCGTCTTCTTCGGCGTGCGTGGGAGACGGTGTGTGATCCGGCGCGGTGTCGGTGTCCTCGCCACCAGCACCAGACTCGGTATCGACGGTCGGCGACGATGGTGCTGCGCCGGGGTCTGCCGACGGGGATACGCTGTCAGTCCCGGTCGCCGACTCGGGCTCGTCGGCTTCCTGGGTGTCGTTTGACTCCTCATCTCGATCGCCAGCAGTTCTGTCGTCCCGGCTGTCGTCAGCCCGTTCGTCCTGCTTCTCGTCCGCCTCGTCGGTATGGCTGTCGTCGTCCGCAGCGTCCCGGCGGAACCGGTAGGTGAACCCGTCCAGGACCTCCCAGAGGTGTTCGTCGTCGACGATCTCCCAGCCGTGGTCGGCGAGGCGCTCGCCGTGTTCGGTGTCCACGGTAAATCGCCACGTCACAGCGCCGCTGGCGCGTTCACCCTCGTCCGGCGGTGTCTCCTCGCGCACGGCCCTCAGGACGAGGCCGTCCTCACGCCGGAGGGTGACCGCCTCGTCTCCCAGCTCCTCCAGATCCCAGTTCATTGGATGGTCATTCTTACTCACCATTGAAAACGGTCGCGGTGATCGGATTGTCCGTTCAAACGGAGTCGCGTCCGCGATCGTGGGGGAGATCTGCCTCGATCCCCGGCGAGGGTCCGGCTGGGGCTCCGTTCTACCCACTGGCAGTCTTCGTCCTCTTCGCTCCCAATGGAGTTGTCCCGTTTTCGAAACGAGTTCGACTGCTTGCGCCACTGGTCACCCGCACAAACGCTTTTAGTATTACACTTCGAGTGAGAGAATGTGTCGCACGAATCGGGACAGGAGACGGGTAACGTCGGACTCTTCGATGCGGTCGCCATCGAGGTCGGCCTCATCGTCGGGGGTGCGCTGTTCAGTTTGACCGGCGTCGCGGTGGCCCTCACGGGTCCGGGGGTGGTGATCGCCTTCGCTATCGCGTTCTCGATCGCCATCCTCGGACTCGTCCCGACAGCGATGCTCGGCTCCGCCTACCCGACGACGGGCGGCAACTACCGCTACCCCGCCCGGTTCGTCTCCCCGGCGCTGGCCTTCCTGGCCGCCTGGGGGCTGGCGATCAGCATGTTCGGCGGCGGTCTCCCGCTGTACGCCTTGACGGCCGGACAGTACGTCGACGCCATCGTCGCGGTCGAACCGACTCTGGTCGGCCTGGCGCTATTGACCGGCTTCTTCCTCGTGAACCTGCGTGGCATCCGACCCGCGGCCCAGGTCCAGTCGATCCTGTTCGTCGCGCTCGTCGCCGCGCTCGGGGCGTTCGTCGTCTTCGGCGTCCCCGCCGTCGAGGCGGCGAACCTGCGGCCCACGTTCACGGGTGGTCCCGTCGGCCTCGTGACGGCCGCCGGCGTGCTGTACTTCGTCTGTCTCGGGGCCAACTTCGTCGTCGACATCGGCGGCGAGGTCCGCGACGCGACGCTGACCATCCCGCGCTCGTTCGCCGTCAGCGTGCCGCTCGTCCTCGGGCTGTACGCGCTGCTCGGATTCGTCGCGGTGGGGTCGGTCGGGGCCGAGGCGATGGCCGGCGAGACGCTCGCGGTCGCGGCCGAGGCGTTCCTTCCGGCGTCGCTCCGGGCCGCGTTCGTCGTCGGCGGCGCCCTGTTCGCGATCGCCACGAGCGTGAACGCCGTCTTCATCATCGCGCCGAAGTACTTGGAGGTGCTCGCGGCCGACGGTCTGATTCCGTCCGTCTTCGCCCGTCGTAACGAGCGGTTCGGCACGAACCACTGGGGGCTGGCGCTGGTCTACGTGCTCTCGGCCGCAGCGCTGGTCTCGCCGATCCCCATCGACCAGTTGGGCTCCCTGCTCGGCTTCGGCGGGGCGTTCCTCGTCGTGCCGGTGATGCTCGCCGCGATTCACGTCGTCCGCCACCGCCCGCCGGACTTCGACTCGACCGCGTTCCCGCTCTCGCCGCGGCTCGTCGCGGGAATGGCCGTCCTCGCGATTCCGCTCAACCTCTGCTTGCTCGTCCTGCTGGCCACGACCGCGCCGCGTGTGTTCGCCGGATGGCTCGGTCTCCTCGTGATCGGCGGTGTTTACTACTTCGCCCGGTCACGGTATCGGCCTCAGCAGGAGTCGCCACCGACCCTTCGACCAGAACCATGACACCACACAGTACTCGTTCCGATACTCGGCCCGACAATCGTTCCGACACCGCGTTCGATATCGACCGCACCGGCGTCGTCGGTGCGGGCGTGATGGGCCGCGACATCGCGGCGTTGCTCGCGACGGCGGGCTATCGCGTCACGCTCGTCGACGTCGACGCCGACGCACTGACTGACGCACAATCCTACCACCGCAGCAACGTCGCTGACTCACTCGCCGACGCGGGATACGAACCACCGGACGACCTCGCCGCCCGGATCAGCTACGACACGGAACTCGACGCGCTCGCGGACGCAACGTTCGTCGTCGAGGCCGTCCCGGAGGACCTCGGGCTGAAACGCGACCTCGTCGGCTCCCTCGCCGACGTACTCGACGACGACGCGATCGTGGCGACCAACACCTCGTCGCTCACCCCGGGCGATATCGCAGCTGACGTCGTCGATCCCTCCCGCGTCGTCCTCTTTCACTTCGCGAACCCGGCGATTCCGCGCGACCTGGTCGAGATCGCCGGCGATGACGCCGCCGACCGGGCGCTAGAGACGGCCGCGGCGGTGGCGACCGCGATCGGCAAGCGTCCGATCCGCCTGGAACGAGAGTACCGGGCGAACGGCCTCTCGCGGCTGTCGGCGAGCATCAAGTGTGCGGCGACGTGGGAGCTGCGGGACGCGTCGCCGGCGGCCATCGACACCGCCGCGACGGCGGTCGGCTTCGCACAGGGTCCGCTGGAACTGATCGACCGAATCGGACTCGACGTCCACCTCGCGACGGTCGAGAACCTCGAGGACGCGTACGGTGATCGGTACGCCCCACCGCCAGCCGCCCGGGAGCGCATGGCGTCGATGATCGAGGACGGGCGACTCGGCAAGAAGACTGGCGAGGGCTTCTTCGAGTGGGTCGACGGCCAGGCGGTCGTTCCCGACCCCGAGGAGTCACACGACGTCGCGCCGATCCTCGCCGCCCTCGTCAACGAGGGACACCGGCTGGTCGACGACGGCGTCGCCGACGCCGACGCGATCGACGAGATCCTCAGGCGCGGCTCGGCCGGCGACGTCGGTCCGTTCGACGTGGAGTCGATGCTCGGTCGCGACTTCCTGCGTGACACCCTGTCCGAGCGCTACGCGGAGACAGGCGCGGGCGTCTACGAACCGGTATTCTGAGAGATAGGAGGGTTGCGAACCGCTGTTGAATCTCTCAGAAGGTGATAAATCCTGACCCTGATGTGTTCTATACAGGTTAGACACCTACTGTTCAACAGATGTCGGTTTGGGTTCGAAGTATTGGCTTATAACTCCAAAAATGACACCCATAACCACTCCAATCTGAATTCCCCTGTTCAGATCTCCTTCAGTGAGTAAACCCAAGAGAATTGGAACACTGAATGCGACAACGAAGAACACACCTGCTCTGGTAAACTTGTTTTCAAGCATAAGAGTATCCTCAACATCAGTTGACAAATTTCTTTTGAGATTCTATCTATTCCGTAGTGAGTACCATCCCGACCCGCTCAGTACGCAACTCTCATTGATCGGCTGTTTCACTCGAAAATATGTCTGATGAATAGGTGTTCAACAGAGCCGGTCGCGAACGCTTTGCTGCCCGTCTCGATCACACGAGCAGCGGTGGCGCGGCGTAGGGATCCACCTGCACGTCGAGCAGTGTGGGTTCGTCGCTCGCGATCGCCGATTCGATAGCGTCCGGCAGCGCGGCCGCGTCCTCGATCACCGTCCCGGCACAGCCGAAGCCGCGGGCGACCTGCGCGTAGTCGACGCCGGGTTCGAAGTCCGTCGACTGGTCGACGTTGTAACTCCCCATCTGACTCATCTTCGAGGAGCCCAGCGAGTCGTTGTTCGTCACGATCACGGTGAGCGGGAGGTCCTCGCGGGCGGCCGTCTCCAGGTCAGCGATGTGGTAGCCGATGCCGCCGTCGCCCGAGAGCGCGACCACCGACGCGTCGGGGCGGGCGAGTTGCACACCGATCGCCTGGGGCAGACAGGCGTTGATGCCGTCGCTGCCGCGGGCCTGCAGGTATCGGAGGCCGGGTTCGGCCGGTTCGTAGAATGCGCCGGAGAAGAAGCCGGGGAAGCTCGTCGCGCTCACCAGCACGCCGTCCGCCGGGATCGTCCGGTTCAGTTCCGCGATCACTCGCTGGGGTGTGATCGGGGACGCGTCGCTTTCGAACTCGTCGGCGTGGGACTCGCGCCACGCGTCGCGAGCGGCGGCCAGCTCGTCGATCCGGTCGGCGCGGTCGGCGACCGCCGCCTCGTCGGTGCGCCCTGCGTCGCCGGCGGCCCCGACCAGCGCGTCGAGCGTCGCCCGGAGGTCGGCCTCGATCGGGACGTCGGCCTCGTAGTTCCGGCCCAGCCACGCGGGGTCGCGGTCGACGTGGACGACGGCGGCGTCGTCGGGGACCAGCGACCAGCCGACGGTCGTGAGATCGCCGAAGCGGGTCCCGAGGCCGATCACGAGGTCGGCGTCCGCGACGGCGTCGTTCGCGACCTGACAGAACCCCCAGCGCCCGACCACGCCCAGGGCGTACGGGGCGGTCTCGGCGACGGCGCCTTTCCCGTTCATCGACGTGACGACCGGCGTGTTCGTCCGTTCGGCGAACGCGCTCAGTTCCGCGCACGCGTCGGCGCGGACGATCCCTTCGCCGGCGAGTATCACCGGCCGGTCGGCGTCGGAGAGCTTCTCGAGGACGGCGTCGACGTCGGCCGCCGACGGTCGCGGACGCGCCGAGGGAAACGTCGCGTCGAGGTCGTCGCGGGGTTCGCGATCGGTCGCCGCCCGGACGACGTCCTCCGGGAGGTTGACGTGGGCCGGCCCGGGAACGCCGCCCGTGGCCTCGCGCACGGCCGCTTCGACGGCCTCGACGGCGCGGCCCGGCGTCTCGGCGTCGGCCGTGGTCTTCGTGAACGGGTCGAGGATGGCCTCGTTGTCGGCGTCCTGGATGACGCCCTTGCCGCGCGTCTCGCGGTCGTTCCCGCCAGTGAGCGCCAGGACGGGACTCGAGGCGCCCGCCGCCTCGCAGAGCCCGGCGCCGAGGTAGGCAGCGCCGGGCCCGCTGACGCCGTCGACGATGCCGAGGGAGCCGCTCGCTCGTGCGTAGCCGTCGGCCATCAGTGCCGCGCTCGCCTCGCTTCGCGCGAGCACGTGTCGAAGGTCCGAGTCGGCCAGACTCGCGTAGTAGGGATCCAGCTGTTCGCAGGGAAAGCCGAACACGGTCTCCACGCCGGCGCGTTCGAAGAGGGAGACGATGCGGTCGGTGACGCGCGTCATTGCACCACCGCCCGTTGCAGCGACGCACTCGTCGTCGCGCCAGTCGACGGCCAGCCTATGGTATCGAGTAACACTCGTCGCATACGATGACACGTCGGTTATGGCGCAAAAAGCTTGCGCAGCCTGTCGGACGGCGTCGATTCGGTCAGAATCCGGATCCGTTGGTTACACGTGCTCGTCGAGGAAGTCGACGATGCGCTCGAACTGCTCGATGCGGTTCTCACGGGAGGTCGTGTGGTGGCCTTCGTCGTCGAAGATGCAGGTTTCGACGGGGATCCCCTGCGATTCGACGGCGTCGGCGATCTGGCGCGCCTCGTCGACCGGGACCCGCGGGTCGTTCTCGCCGTGCTGGACGAAGAGCGGACACTCGATCCGATCGACCGCGTGGATCGGTGAGATGGATTCGAGGAATTCGCGGTCCTCGGCGAGCGACCCGTACTCGGCTTCGCGGTGCGAGCGGCGGTAGTCCCCGGTGTTCTCGAGGAAGGTGACCCAGTTGGCGATGCCGACGAAGTCGACGGCGGCCGCCCAGTGGTCGGGGTACTCGGTGATACAGGACAGGACCATGAACCCGCCGTATGAGCGGCCGTAGCAGACGATCCGGTCGGAATCGATCGCGGGGTGATCGGCAAGCCACTCGACCGCAGCGTCGATATCCCGAACCGAGTCCATTCGCTTTTCGACGTCGTCGAGTGCTGCGTAGGTCGCGCCGTACCCCGTCGAGCCGCGGACGTTCGGCTCGAAGAGCGCGTAGCCGGCGTCGAGGAAGTACTGCCGGATCGGCCGGTTGCGCCAGGATGGGCGACGCTGGGCGCTCGGCCCGCCGTGGATGTCGACGATGACGGGCGTCTCGCCGGGTTCGTAGTCGTCCGGGAGCGTGACGAATGCGGGGATCTCCCGGCCAACGCGAGACTCCGTCTCGCGAGCAGACGCGCGTCGCCCGTCGACGTCGAACGTCTCGTACCGGATCAGTTCGGGTTCGTGGTACCGATCGAGCGTGACGCCGCCGGGCGAGGGCGTCGTCCACCGGGTGGCCTCGGGTCCGGCGACGCCGCCATCCGCGAGGTCGATCCCGAAGATCGAGTAGTTCAGGTTCGTCGCCGAGACCGTCATCGCGGCGCGTTCGCCGTCGGCGCCGATCGTTAGTTCGGAGACGACACCGGCGGGGTGGTCGACCGGGACGGCGGCCACGTCGGTCGCGCTGGCCAATCGGCCGGCGGCCGTCACGGAGTAGCCCTCGACGTTCCAAGTGTAGACGAGCCGGCCCGAGTCGGCGTCGAGGGCGAACCCGTCGATACTCCAGTCACGGTCGTGCGCGCTGGCCGTGACGGTATCGTCGTCCGGGAGTGCGGCATCTCCAGCTGCGGCGGCGTCGAGAATGTCGTCGTCGCTCCCAACGACGGTCGTGACGTCGCCGCCCGCTTCGTCGATGCGGACGAGTTCCATCGTGTCGGCGTTCGCATCGCTCAGGCAGTAGACGTCGTCGTTCGGGCCGAACGTCGCGTGCGTGTACCGAACGTCGCCATCGTGGGGCGTGACGTGCTCACGCTCGCCCGTCTCGACGTCGACGACGAAGAGGTCCGTGTCCGAACTGGCGTTGGCGGTACTCACGAGGAGTCGCTCCCCGTCCGGACTCCAGTCGTCGACGCTGTAGAACCCCTCGCCCTCGCAGACGAGTCGGGGTTCCGGGCCGTCGGCCGCGGTCTCCTCGTCGGCATCCGTTGCTCCCGGCTCGATGCCGTCGACAGCCATCACGTAGACGTCGAAGGCGGCGCTGTCTCGACGATTCGCGGTGAACGCGATCCGATCGCCCGCGGGACTCCAGCCGCCCCACAGGTGGATCGCGTCGGGTCTGTCGGTCAGTCGGG containing:
- a CDS encoding MFS transporter, coding for MAESSTQFRALYLARFAEGFGFITLITLLPEYINVLDPSGVSIFGLTISAGLIVGLYTTGFTFAQTVAVVPLAWAGDRFDKRSVLLVVFGCGVFVYAAFPFVDSSASFIAVRALHGVIVTGAGLMTLSLVGQLAREETRATHIGKANAASFAASIIGGLSAGAIYDAVGFGPIFAIIVVTMLVAWAVTYRYLDPDETRIEGFPFSDLALNRRIITLSTFRFQYAFAVTLVRTWVPIFAGVEAADGGLAYGGLAVAVAVTSEKFTNMVGQTFTGRLSDIHGRALFVFAGGAAYGLVALVVPFAPAIGSAVGLPTALPLVGDVSPAFVPLVTLSALLGVADSFREPASMALFADEGTEDGGVASSFGIRELVWRPGSVIAPLLGGWLMYEVSMASVFYVGGAFALTGAGAFLAVLVWLHGPRALTAW
- a CDS encoding GNAT family N-acetyltransferase, yielding MNWDLEELGDEAVTLRREDGLVLRAVREETPPDEGERASGAVTWRFTVDTEHGERLADHGWEIVDDEHLWEVLDGFTYRFRRDAADDDSHTDEADEKQDERADDSRDDRTAGDRDEESNDTQEADEPESATGTDSVSPSADPGAAPSSPTVDTESGAGGEDTDTAPDHTPSPTHAEEDGSVTTDRAIADGPAPAGQASQGGTGEATTGHDEGAPNAGAERDESRRGGSGSDDSDSNESNDTEDVTDRPDTEETTSDQAADPTADEHEAPNDPARTDPPAETGGNEDTEPTDRGETGVREASVRIRQARPDDADRLAAVYRSAYAQNRELGFPAKAESVTPAMLRAWIDENGVIVATVEDTVVGGVRLEATAPDRVKVSRLGVHADWKAQGVGSKLLAAAEAAVDAGNADTIWLTTPPEHPFLPDFYRDRGYERIDEYPLDERDYDEIVMEKRVG
- a CDS encoding APC family permease; its protein translation is MSHESGQETGNVGLFDAVAIEVGLIVGGALFSLTGVAVALTGPGVVIAFAIAFSIAILGLVPTAMLGSAYPTTGGNYRYPARFVSPALAFLAAWGLAISMFGGGLPLYALTAGQYVDAIVAVEPTLVGLALLTGFFLVNLRGIRPAAQVQSILFVALVAALGAFVVFGVPAVEAANLRPTFTGGPVGLVTAAGVLYFVCLGANFVVDIGGEVRDATLTIPRSFAVSVPLVLGLYALLGFVAVGSVGAEAMAGETLAVAAEAFLPASLRAAFVVGGALFAIATSVNAVFIIAPKYLEVLAADGLIPSVFARRNERFGTNHWGLALVYVLSAAALVSPIPIDQLGSLLGFGGAFLVVPVMLAAIHVVRHRPPDFDSTAFPLSPRLVAGMAVLAIPLNLCLLVLLATTAPRVFAGWLGLLVIGGVYYFARSRYRPQQESPPTLRPEP
- a CDS encoding 3-hydroxyacyl-CoA dehydrogenase codes for the protein MGRDIAALLATAGYRVTLVDVDADALTDAQSYHRSNVADSLADAGYEPPDDLAARISYDTELDALADATFVVEAVPEDLGLKRDLVGSLADVLDDDAIVATNTSSLTPGDIAADVVDPSRVVLFHFANPAIPRDLVEIAGDDAADRALETAAAVATAIGKRPIRLEREYRANGLSRLSASIKCAATWELRDASPAAIDTAATAVGFAQGPLELIDRIGLDVHLATVENLEDAYGDRYAPPPAARERMASMIEDGRLGKKTGEGFFEWVDGQAVVPDPEESHDVAPILAALVNEGHRLVDDGVADADAIDEILRRGSAGDVGPFDVESMLGRDFLRDTLSERYAETGAGVYEPVF
- a CDS encoding thiamine pyrophosphate-binding protein; this translates as MTRVTDRIVSLFERAGVETVFGFPCEQLDPYYASLADSDLRHVLARSEASAALMADGYARASGSLGIVDGVSGPGAAYLGAGLCEAAGASSPVLALTGGNDRETRGKGVIQDADNEAILDPFTKTTADAETPGRAVEAVEAAVREATGGVPGPAHVNLPEDVVRAATDREPRDDLDATFPSARPRPSAADVDAVLEKLSDADRPVILAGEGIVRADACAELSAFAERTNTPVVTSMNGKGAVAETAPYALGVVGRWGFCQVANDAVADADLVIGLGTRFGDLTTVGWSLVPDDAAVVHVDRDPAWLGRNYEADVPIEADLRATLDALVGAAGDAGRTDEAAVADRADRIDELAAARDAWRESHADEFESDASPITPQRVIAELNRTIPADGVLVSATSFPGFFSGAFYEPAEPGLRYLQARGSDGINACLPQAIGVQLARPDASVVALSGDGGIGYHIADLETAAREDLPLTVIVTNNDSLGSSKMSQMGSYNVDQSTDFEPGVDYAQVARGFGCAGTVIEDAAALPDAIESAIASDEPTLLDVQVDPYAAPPLLV
- a CDS encoding S9 family peptidase encodes the protein MPRELRDYLSARETKAPTVAPDGRLAFLADTTGTMQVWTSEEPDTWPTQRTFYEDRISIADWSPDGGAIAFGKDSGADEHDQLFALDPETNEISRLTDRPDAIHLWGGWSPAGDRIAFTANRRDSAAFDVYVMAVDGIEPGATDADEETAADGPEPRLVCEGEGFYSVDDWSPDGERLLVSTANASSDTDLFVVDVETGEREHVTPHDGDVRYTHATFGPNDDVYCLSDANADTMELVRIDEAGGDVTTVVGSDDDILDAAAAGDAALPDDDTVTASAHDRDWSIDGFALDADSGRLVYTWNVEGYSVTAAGRLASATDVAAVPVDHPAGVVSELTIGADGERAAMTVSATNLNYSIFGIDLADGGVAGPEATRWTTPSPGGVTLDRYHEPELIRYETFDVDGRRASARETESRVGREIPAFVTLPDDYEPGETPVIVDIHGGPSAQRRPSWRNRPIRQYFLDAGYALFEPNVRGSTGYGATYAALDDVEKRMDSVRDIDAAVEWLADHPAIDSDRIVCYGRSYGGFMVLSCITEYPDHWAAAVDFVGIANWVTFLENTGDYRRSHREAEYGSLAEDREFLESISPIHAVDRIECPLFVQHGENDPRVPVDEARQIADAVESQGIPVETCIFDDEGHHTTSRENRIEQFERIVDFLDEHV